Proteins encoded by one window of Haematobia irritans isolate KBUSLIRL chromosome 2, ASM5000362v1, whole genome shotgun sequence:
- the LOC142227376 gene encoding uncharacterized protein LOC142227376, which translates to MPHGKLATTYNLHLNTTRSRTKKVFSKRTNHHIDKEQQQTQYYLPHRYFHMHYGHKGGGSLQLKCITILMIPWMTAVVVAAPPHVASVDNKLNRAAWPPMKHHDIWNDDTQEFQSTEKHEGADDYEIYGDGPQNINNYIETINDESIQTTRNFDWNRYSLVNSNSTNITEYTNFKRQNKVIHLFPVPVDGECLSNDGRRTGTCFNAYECRSKGGQAKGECAHGFGVCCIYIASCNETISNNITYLVSPSFPSFMPNNVTNCKLKIKLMSDDISQLRFDFYHFILGQPNRRTGACDGDVFNISGGPGGTFSLCGQNSGQHVYYDVGGRMVPRQTLYGSLRPLRYEDLYPGRNATGEVGMEIEISLSFAPRFLPTRLWEIRIAQIPFSQRAPAGCLQYFTGAEGVFQTFNFADNGRHLANQNYRICMRQEMEMCSIVYQPCDDQSFRIGPSSPTRIMNLPSNTGVNNGMPGGGAIVGGGSVPMGSIMNMQMMGPIMMNQQQMEVLSDDNEGVMVINTTTPMIMMMSMSTSPSSEMTTTQATSPSTTTTESTSSSTVTSTTLMSSTATSSTATSSSTTEASTSTTAAPAADDPEESSEGPTTSSTTTVASSPTTTSTRPTTTQTSTTTTTTQSSLDDDIEGSGGDEGSDTRFGSTPSNVSRRPRPTRGGFDLLGFLRTAFEMRFRKARQGRQMSDREKRQFYSNCRDRITMPCIVEDFIGTGLGPLPGCEPVHCGMQFCSNGMWPCRIESTVTPFYVGIHFGDGTGKGSAEDNIGACIRYQQVQCL; encoded by the exons ATGCCCCATGGTAAACTAGCTACAACATATAACCTCCATCTAAATACAACAAGGAGCCGAACGAAGAAAGTGTTTTCAAAGAGAACTAATCATCACATCGACAAGGAACAACAACAAACCCAATACTACCTGCCCCATCGATATTTCCATATGCATTATGGACATAAAGGCGGCGGCAGCCTTCAACTAAAATGCATAACAATACTGATGATACCGTGGATGACTGCAGTAGTTGTTGCGGCGCCGCCTCATGTGGCTAGTGTTGATAATAAACTCAATCGTGCCGCTTGGCCTCCAATGAAACATCATGATATTTGGAACGATGATACACAGGAATTTCAGTCCACTGAAAAGCATGAAGGTGCTGatgattatgaaatttatggcGATGGGCCTCAAAATATCAACAACTACATTGAAACGATTAACGATGAATCCATCCAAACAACAAGGAACTTTGATTGGAATCGTTATTCTTTAGTAAATTCCAATTCTACTAATATTACAGAATATACCAATTTTAAAAGGCAGAATAAAG TGATTCATTTATTCCCTGTGCCCGTTGATGGAGAATGCTTGTCGAACGATGGCCGCAGAACAGGGACATGTTTTAATGCCTATGAATGTCGCAGTAAAGGTGGACAGGCCAAAGGTGAATGTGCCCATGGATTTGGAGTGTGTTGTATAT ATATCGCCAGTTGTAATGAGACAATTAGTAATAATATCACCTATCTTGTCTCACCAAGTTTTCCAAGCTTTATGCCAAACAACGTAacaaattgtaaattaaaaattaaattgatgagTGATGATATTAGTCAGTTGCGCTtcgatttttatcattttattctTGGTCAACCTAATCGCCGAACGGGAGCATGTGATGGCGATGTGTTTAACATATCCGGTGGTCCAGGTGGAACATTTTCCCTCTGTGGTCAAAATAGTGGACAACATG TTTATTATGATGTTGGCGGTCGTATGGTTCCAAGACAAACCCTTTATGGGTCTTTAAGACCATTACGGTATGAGGATTTATATCCAGGACGAAATGCAACTGGTGAAGTTGGCATGGAAATCGAAATATCATTGAGCTTTGCTCCAAGATTTCTTCCCACTCGACTTTGGGAAATTCGTATTGCTCAAATACCATTCAGTCAGAGAGCTCCTGCTGGTTGTTTGCAGTATTTTACAGGCGCAGAAGGTGTCTTTCAG ACTTTTAACTTTGCTGATAATGGACGACATCTGGCAAATCAGAATTATCGAATTTGTATGAGACAAGAGATGGAAATGTGTTCCATTGTCTATCAACCCTGTGATGATCAATCATTTCGCATTGGTCCTAGTTCTCCGACGAGAATAATGAATTTACCGAGTAATACAGGTGTTAATAATGGAATGCCTGGTGGTGGTGCTATTGTTGGGGGCGGAAGTGTCCCAATGGGTAGTATTATGAACATGCAAATGATGGGTCCAATCATGATGAATCAACAACAAATGGAGGTTTTGTCAGATGATAATGAAGGTGTAATGGTAATAAATACGACAACCCctatgataatgatgatgtcAATGTCTACTTCGCCGTCATCAGAAATGACAACAACTCAAGCCACAAGTCCTTCAACAACCACCACTGAAAGCACATCATCTTCTACAGTGACATCAACTACACTAATGTCAAGTACTGCAACTTCGAGTACAGCAACATCGAGTTCTACAACTGAAGCATCAACTTCCACGACAGCTGCTCCCGCTGCCGATGATCCTGAGGAAAGTTCCGAAGGACCAACTACGTCATCCACAACAACAGTAGCTTCTAGTCCTACGACTACGTCAACAAGACCAACTACCACCCAAACATCCACTACCACCACCACTACCCAATCTTCTCTAGATGACGATATTGAAGGTTCCGGAGGAGATGAAGGTAGTGATACCCGATTCggttcaactccttcaaatgtaTCACGACGACCTCGACCCACAAGGGGAGGTTTTGATTTGCTCGGTTTCCTGCGAACAGCGTTTGAAATGCGCTTTCGTAAAGCTCGTCAAGGGAGGCAAATGTCGGACAGGGAGAAACGACAATTTTACAGTAATTGCCGAGATCGCATTACAATGCCTTGCATCGTTGAGGACTTCATAGGAACTGGACTGGGCCCATTGCCAGGGTGTGAGCCTGTACATTGTGGCATGCAATTCTGTTCGAATGGTATGTGGCCCTGTCGAATAGAATCAACTGTGACCCCTTTTTATGTTGGCATACATTTTGGTGATGGTACTGGAAAAGGAAGTGCTGAGGATAACATCGGAGCATGTATACGTTATCAACAAGTGCAGTGTTTATGA